The Cucumis melo cultivar AY chromosome 5, USDA_Cmelo_AY_1.0, whole genome shotgun sequence genome has a segment encoding these proteins:
- the LOC103491436 gene encoding serine/threonine-protein phosphatase BSL3: MEVDSSMVPEPDHDPAVQNHTTVSSTAAGVDREQPQAGGGTSPQSMSLPQQQQTAVQMQQTTVVGPRLAPTYSVVNAIIDKKEDGPGPRCGHTLTAVGSVGEEGTPGYIGPRLILFGGATALEGNSAASGTPSSAGSAGIRLAGATADVHCFDVLANKWSRITPLGEPPTPRAAHVATAVGTMVVIQGGIGPAGLSAEDLHVLDLTQQRPRWHRVVVQGPGPGPRYGHVMALVGQRYLMAIGGNDGKRPLADVWALDTAAKPYEWRKLEPEGEGPPPCMYATASARSDGLLLLCGGRDANSVPLASAYGLAKHRDGRWEWAIAPGVSPSPRYQHAAVFVNARLHVSGGALGGGRMVEDSSSVAVLDTAAGVWCDIKSVVTTPRTGRYSADAAGGDASVELTRRCRHAAAAVGDLIFIYGGLRGGVLLDDLLVAEDMAAAETTSAASHAAAAAAASVQPGRLPPRYGFTDERARQAMPEAAPDGSVVLGNPVAPPVNGDMYTDISTENAMLQGQRRMSKGVEYLVEASAAEAEAISATFAAAKARQVNGEVELPDRDRGAEATPSGKQISSLIKPDSTGSNSIAPAGVRLHHRAVVVAAETGGALGGMVRQLSIDQFENEGRRVSYGTPENATAARKLLDRQMSINSVPKKVIAHLLKPRGWKPPVRRQFFLDCNEIADLCDSAEKIFSSEPSVLQLKAPIKIFGDLHGQFGDLMRLFDEYGAPSTAGDIAYIDYLFLGDYVDRGQHSLETITLLLALKVEYQQNVHLIRGNHEAADINALFGFRIECIERMGERDGIWAWHRINRLFNWLPLAALIEKKIICMHGGIGRSINHVQQIENIQRPITMEAGSIVLMDLLWSDPTENDSVEGLRPNARGPGLVTFGPDRVMEFCNNNDLQLIVRAHECVMDGFERFAQGHLITLFSATNYCGTANNAGAILVLGRDLVVVPKLIHPLPPAMTSPEASPERHLEDTWMQELNANRPPTPTRGRPQVTNDRGSLAWI; encoded by the exons ATGGAAGTTGATTCGTCGATGGTTCCGGAGCCTGATCACGATCCGGCGGTGCAGAATCACACTACTGTTTCTTCTACTGCTGCTGGAGTGGATAGGGAGCAGCCTCAAGCCGGCGGTGGAACTTCGCCGCAGTCTATGTCGTTGCCTCAGCAGCAACAGACTGCTGTGCAGATGCAGCAGACCACGGTTGTAGGGCCTAGGTTGGCGCCTACGTACTCGGTAGTAAACGCGATAATTGATAAGAAGGAAGATGGACCGGGGCCGCGGTGTGGGCATACCTTGACGGCTGTGGGGTCTGTTGGCGAGGAGGGAACTCCGGGATATATTGGACCGAGGTTAATATTGTTTGGTGGTGCCACTGCGCTCGAGGGCAACTCTGCGGCTTCTGGAACTCCATCATCAGCTGGAAGTGCTGGAATCC GGCTTGCAGGTGCCACTGCTGATGTGCATTGTTTTGACGTCTTAGCTAATAAATGGTCCAG AATTACTCCACTTGGAGAACCGCCAACGCCAAGGGCTGCACATGTGGCAACTGCTGTTGGAACTATGGTAGTCATTCAG GGTGGAATTGGACCAGCTGGCTTGTCTGCCGAGGATCTTCATGTTCTTGACCTTACACAGCAGCGCCCACGATGGCATAG AGTAGTTGTGCAAGGCCCTGGTCCAGGACCACGTTATGGACATGTGATGGCTCTAGTGGGGCAGAGATACCTCATGGCAATTGGTGGTAACGATG GCAAGCGGCCTTTGGCTGATGTGTGGGCACTAGACACTGCTGCTAAACCTTATGAATGGCGGAAGTTGGAACCAGAAGGAGAGGGTCCACCTCCGTGCAT GTACGCAACTGCTAGTGCACGATCTGATGGTCTTCTTCTGCTATGTGGAGGGAGAGATGCTAATAGCGTG CCACTAGCAAGTGCATATGGACTTGCTAAACACAGAGACGGTCGTTGGGAATGGGCAATTGCTCCTGGCGTCTCTCCATCTCCTAGATATCAGCATGCTGCT GTATTTGTTAATGCACGGCTCCATGTCTCTGGAGGGGCCCTTGGTGGTGGGCGTATGGTAGAAGATTCATCAAGTGTGGCAG TGTTGGATACTGCAGCCGGTGTCTGGTGTGACATAAAATCTGTTGTTACCACTCCCAGGACAGGGAGATATAGTGCTGATGCAGCAGGTGGTGATGCTTCCGTAGAGTTAACTAGGCGTTGCAGGCATGCAGCTGCTGCTGTGGGTGACCTAATTTTCATTTATGGTGGTTTACGTGGTG GTGTTTTGTTAGATGACCTTCTAGTTGCTGAAGATATGGCTGCTGCTGAAACAACAAGTGCGGCTTCACATGCAGCAGCAGCAGCTGCTGCATCTGTTCAACCTGGACGATTACCACCCAGGTATGGGTTCACTGATGAAAGAGCTAGACAAGCAATGCCAGAAGCTGCTCCTGATGGTTCAGTGGTGCTGGGAAATCCTGTTGCTCCTCCCGTGAATGGTGACATGTACACTGATATAAGCACTGAAAATGCGATGCTTCAAGGCCAACG GCGAATGAGTAAAGGTGTTGAATATTTGGTTGAGGCATCAGCAGCAGAAGCTGAGGCTATCAGTGCTACATTTGCCGCAGCTAAGGCAAGACAAGTCAATGGGGAAGTTGAGCTCCCTGATAGGGATCGAGGGGCAGAGGCTACTCCAAGTGGGAAGCAGATTTCTAGCTTGATAAAGCCTGATTCTACTGGATCAAATAGCATTGCTCCTGCTGGAGTTAGGCTGCATCATAGAGCT GTGGTGGTTGCTGCTGAGACTGGTGGAGCTCTAGGTGGCATGGTCAGGCAACTTTCAATTGATCAGTTTGAAAATGAAGGTCGGAGGGTAAGCTATGGGACTCCTGAGAATGCAACTGCAGCAAGGAAACTATTAGATCGTCAGATGTCCATCAACAGCGTGCCCAAGAAG gtgaTAGCACATCTTCTAAAGCCTCGTGGTTGGAAGCCTCCTGTTCGCAGGCAATTTTTCTTAGACTGCAATGAAATAGCCGATCTTTGTGATAGTGCTgagaaaatattttcaagtgAACCTAGCGTTCTTCAGCTTAAGGCTCCTATCAAAATATTTGGTGATCTACACGGTCAATTTGGGGACCTTATGCGCCTATTTGATGAGTATGGTGCACCTTCAACTGCTGGGGATATTGC ATATATCGATTATCTCTTCTTAGGAGATTATGTTGACAGAGGTCAACACAGCCTTGAAACTATCACCCTTCTACTTGCTTTAAAG GTTGAGTATCAGCAGAATGTACATTTGATACGTGGAAACCATGAAGCTGCTGATATTAATGCTCTTTTTGGCTTCCGGATTGAGTGTATTGAGCGGATG GGAGAGAGGGATGGAATTTGGGCATGGCATCGGATTAACCGATTATTTAACTGGCTTCCTCTAGCAGCtttaattgaaaagaaaataatttgtATGCATGGTGGTATTGGTCGGTCAATAAATCATGTACAGCAGATTGAGAATATTCAACGTCCAATTACGATGGAAGCTGGTTCAATTGTCCTCATGGATTTGCTGTG GTCCGACCCTACAGAAAATGATAGCGTGGAAGGACTGCGGCCAAATGCTAGAGGTCCGGGCTTAGTCACTTTTGGG CCTGATCGTGTCATGGAATTTTGCAACAATAATGATCTCCAGCTGATAGTTCGCGCCCATGAATGTGTTATGGATGGTTTTGAACGTTTTGCTCAAGGGCATTTGATTACACTTTTCTCGGCCACAAATTACTGCG GCACTGCAAATAATGCTGGAGCTATTTTAGTTCTCGGTCGAGATCTTGTTGTTGTTCCAAAGCTAATTCACCCTTTACCACCTGCAATGACTTCCCCAGAGGCATCTCCAGAACGTCATTTAGAAGACACGTGGATGCAG GAGCTGAATGCCAATAGACCTCCAACGCCAACTAGAGGCCGTCCTCAAGTAACCAACGACCGGGGTTCCCTTGCATGGATATAG